The genomic stretch AAGCCAAGGAAGCCGGTGCAGATTTCGCTGGCTCTGATGAACTGGTCGAAAAAATTCAGGGCGGATGGCTTGATTTCGATAAAGCCGTCGCTACCCCTGACATGATGGCTGTAGTCGGTAAAATTGGTCGTGTACTCGGTCCTCGCGGATTGATGCCTAACGCCAAAACCGGCACTGTCACCATGGACGTTGCTAAAGCTGTTTCCGAACTCAAGGCCGGTAAGGTCGAGTTCAAGGTGGACAAGGCAGGTATCCTGCATGCTCCCATCGGAAAAGTATCTTTCGGTGCTGAAAAGCTGTGTGAAAACCTTCGCACTCTGCTTTCCACCGTGATGGCGCTGAAGCCTTCGTCCGCAAAAGGTACGTATCTTAAAGCTGTTGGTGTTTCCACTACCATGGGCCCCGGCGTTAAGATCGATCCCCTTACCGTCCGTCGTTTCCTGGACGCGTAACCTACTGGTATGCCGGGTGTCTTTCGGGACACCCTGTGAATAATGCACGGAGAGTTGAGTCAGAGACGGCAGGTGGGACTGTGTCCCATAATCCCTGCTTAGACAACGCTTTGACCTGCTTTCCGGGCCTAAGACGAGGAGTGGTAGATGAACAGGCAAGAAAAAGCCCAGATCATCGAGCAGCTGAACGAAAAAGCTGCGCGGGCGAACATTGCCGTCGTCACCGACTTCAAGGGACTGACCGTTGAGGAGCTGACTGTGCTCCGCGCTAAGTGCTTCGAAGCCGGTGTTGACTACCAAGTCGTCAAGAACACCCTGGCCCGGTTGGCTCTCAAGGACACCGATCACGGTGAATTGAGCGAACATTTCAAAGAGAACTGCGCCGTAGCGCTCGGGTACGACGATCCTGTCGCCCTTGCCAAGGTGCTGGCCGATTTCGATAAGGAAAACAAAAAGTTTACCATTCGTTTCGGTTCTCTTGAAGGGAAGTTTCTTGATAACGACGGCGTGAAAGAACTCGCTAAAATGCCCAGCAAGCCTGAGCTTTTGAGTTCTGTACTCGGCACCATGCAAGCCGTACCGCGCAATTTCGTTTGCTTGTTCGCAAACATCGAACGCAAATTCCTGTATGCCTTGACTGCGATCAAGGATCAGAAAGAGTCTGCGTAAACAAGGTTCAAAGCGAATCAATTTCTTAAGGAGAATTTATCATGGCAGATATCACCAAAGAACAAGTTGTTGAATTCATCGGCAACATGACCGTCCTGGAACTTTCCGAATTCATCAAAGAGCTCGAAGACGTCTTCGGCGTAGAAGCTGCTGCTCCTGCTGCTGCTGTTGTTGCAGCTCCTGCTGCTGGCGGCGACGCCGGTGGTGCTGAAGAGCAGACCGAATTCGACGTAATTCTCGCTGGTGCAGGCGGCAACAAGATTGCAGTCATCAAGGCTGTTCGCGCCATCACCGGTCTCGGCCTCAAGGAAGCTAAAGCAATCGTTGACGAAGCTCCTAAGGCTCTCAAGGAAGGCGTTTCCAAGGAAGAAGCTGACGAAGCTGCTAAGCAGCTCGAGGAAGCCGGCGCCGAAGTTGAAGTTAAGTAACTTCAGCCTTTTAAGCTATTCATAGCAAAGAGCGCTCACCCTTTAATAAGGGTGTTGCGCTCTTTGCTCTGTCTATGTATATACTGGGTAATTCTTTATTTTCTGGGTTTAAGCATACGTAGACGTATGTAAACGTCTGCTCCTCGTTCAACATGTGTTCGGAATTGCATGTCCGACCATGGCTTAGCACCCAATTTCCGCAGTGATCGTTTCGAAGATTGCTGCACCGACAGAGGGCAAGAGTCTCCACGTGACTCTAACGTCCCAACCACCAACCACTCATACATGAGGGTACAATGGGTCATTTCAGAAAACAATTCGGTAGCATCGTCAACACGCTCTCCATCCCGCACCTGCTTGAATTGCAGGTCGACTCCTACAAGCGTTTCCTGCAAGAAGGAACGCCACCGGCGTCGCGCGGCGACTTTGGTTTGGAAGGCGTGTTTCGGTCAGTGTTTCCCATTGAAGATTTCAACAAGACCGCTAGCCTTGATTTTGTCAGTTACGAAATCGGTGAACCAAAATACGACGTCGATGAGTGCATTTCTAAGGGACTCACCTATGAAGCACCCATTCGTATTACCGTCCGTCTCGTAGTTTTCGACGTGGATGAAGAGACAGACAATCGCACGATTCGTGACATCAAAGAGCAAGACATTTACTTCGGTACCATTCCGCTGATGACTGAGAAGGGAACGTATGTCATCAACGGCACCGAGCGTGTAATTGTCAACCAGCTCCAACGTTCTCCCGGCATCATCTTTGAGCATGATTCCGGTAAATCCCACTCAAGCCGCAAGGTGCTTTACTCCTGTCGTGTCATTCCCATGCGCGGCTCCTGGCTCGATTTCGACTTCGATCATAAAGACATTTTGTATGTCCGCATTGACCGTCGTCGTAAGATGCCTGCAACCATCTTGTTGAAGGCTATGGGTCTTTCCCGTTCTGATATCCTGGAATACTTCTACGATACTGAAACCTACAATCTGTTGAAGACCAAGGTTCAGCGTCATGTTGTAGAAGATCAATTCCGGAAAGAGATTGCTTTCGCAGATATTAAAGTCGGCGACAAGGTTCTGGTCAAGAAAGGTGCTCCCATCACCAAGGGTGCATGGAAGAAGCTTGTACGAAATGAGGTCAAAACCATTGAGGTTGACCCCATTTCACTTATTGGCTTGTATCTTTCCGCTGATTTGGTCGACAATACTGGTGAAGTATTGGCAGAAGCAGCTGAAGAGGTAACTGCAGAGCTCATCGAAAGAATGCGTGAATTCGGTATCAAGGAACTCAATGTCCTTCATACCCGAGGTATGGATGTATCTGATGCACTCCGTAACACCTTGTTACTTGACAAGACCACTGATATGGAGACTGCGCAGATTGAGATTTATCGTCGTTTGCGCCCGAGCTCTCCGCCTACTCCTGAAATTGCTTCAAACTTCTTCGAGAATCTTTTCAGATCTTCCGACTACTATGACTTGTCTAACGTTGGTCGTTACAAGCTCAATTCTCGTTTGAACCAGGATGTAGATCTCAATACACGGACCCTGACCAACGAGGATATCCTCCTTGCGGTCAAGGAGCTGATGCATCTTAAAGATACTCACGGCCCGGCCGATGATATCGATCACCTCGGTAACCGTCGTGTTCGTCCAGTTGGTGAATTGGTGGAAAACCAATACCGTATTGGGCTTGTTCGTATGGAACGAGCTATCAAAGAGCGCATGTCCTTGCAGGAAGTCGCTACTTTGATGCCGCATGATCTGATCAACCCGAAACCGGTTGCTGCAGTACTGAAGGAATTCTTCGGAACCTCGCAGCTCAGCCAGTTCATGGATCAGACCAACCCGCTCTCCGAAGTCACTCACAAGCGTCGTCTTTCGGCTCTTGGCCCCGGTGGTCTGACTCGAGAACGTGCAGGCTTTGAGGTTCGTGACGTTCACACCTCTCACTATGGCCGTATTTGTCCCATTGAGACTCCTGAAGGACCGAACATTGGTCTGATTGTCTCTTTGACCACCTATGCGAAAGTCAATGACTTCGGTTTCATTGAAACCCCGTATCGTATGGTCAACGACAAGAAGGTGACTGACGAAGTCTACTACATGGATGCTTCCAAGGAAGCCAAGGAAGTTGTGGCACAGGCCAATGCTCCCTTGGATGAAAATGGCGTCTTCTCCAACCCGCGTGTCAATGCTCGCCTTGCTGGTGATGTCCAGTTGACCGCAGCGGAAGAAGTCACCTGCATGGACATCAGTCCGAGCCAGACCGTATCTATCTCGGCAGCCTTGATTCCGTTCCTTGAGCACGATGATGCTAACCGCGCACTTATGGGATCGAACATGATGCGTCAGGCCGTTCCGCTTCTTCAGGCAGAGCAGCCGTTGGTTGGTACTGGAATGGAAGGCCCGGTTGCCCGAGATTCCGGAGCATGCGTTATCGCCGAACAAGACGGTGTCATTCACTATGTCGACTCCGAACGCATCATCGTTAACTACGAAGGTGGCGTTTATGGTGATTCGGGTGGCGCAAAACACTATGAATTCCAGAAATGGCACAAGTCGAACCAGAACTCCTGCTTTGGACAGCGTCCGAAGGTTCAGGTTGGCCAGGTAGTCAAGAAAGGGGATATCCTCGCGGATGGTCCTGGTATTGATGACGGCGAACTGGCTCTTGGTAAAAACCTGCTTGTTGCCTTTATGCCCTGGTGTGGCTTCAACTTTGAGGACTCCATCCTCATTTCCGAGCGCATGGTCAAGGAAGACGTGTTCACCTCGATTCACATTGAGGAATTCGAACTCGTTGCTCGTGACACCAAGCTCGGACCCGAAGAAGTTACCAGAGATATATCCAACGTTTCTGAAGAAATGCTGCGTAACCTTGATGAATGCGGTATTATCCGCATCGGTGCACGTATCAAACCCGACGATATCATGGTCGGTAAGATTACGCCCAAGGGTGAAACGCAGCTTACTCCTGAAGAAAAACTGCTTCGTGCGATCTTTGGTGATAAAGCCCGCGATGTTAAGAATACTTCCCTCAAGGTTCCGCCAGGAATCTCCGGTACTATTGTTGACGTCAAGGTCTTCAACCGTCGCTCATCCGATAAGGATGATCGTACCAAGGCTATCGAAGATGCAGAGCTTGCAGCATTTGATGCCAAGGAAACGAAGCACATTGCTGCTTTGACCGATGCTACCCGTGAGAGAATCTGGGAAGCTGCTGCCGGTTCCAAGCTGAAAAAAGACATTGTCGGCTCCAAGAAAATCGTTCTTGGAAAGTCCGGTGAAGTTGTTGAGCGTGAAGCGATTGATGGCGTACCGGTCAAGAAATTGATTGGTGTGTTCGACCGTGAGATCAATGACCAGCTCAAACTGATCATTGCTGATTACGAAGCGCAGATCGCCTTCATCAAAAATATGTATGACATCAAGAGGGAAAAAGTCACTGAAGGTGATGATCTTCCTCCGGGTGTTATTAAAATGGTAAAAGTCTATGTCGCCGTTAAGCGTAAACTGAGCGTTGGTGATAAGATGGCTGGTCGTCATGGTAACAAGGGTGTTGTCTCCTGCATCTTGCCGGAAGAGGATATGCCTTTCTTCGATGACGGTACCCCCATGGACATTGTCCTCAACCCGCTGGGCGTTCCCTCCCGTATGAACATCGGGCAGATCATGGAAACCCACTTGGGTATGGCCGGCCGCAAACTTGGACAGCAACTGCATGCAAAGATGGAAGAGGGTGTTTCTGACCTGCGCGATCAGGCAAAGCACATCTTCGACTCCAAGGAAATGGATGACTTCATTGATTCCATGTCCGATGAGGAACTCATCAACTGCATCAAGAAGACCCAGAACGGAATCGTTGCCAAAACCCCAGTGTTTGATGGTGCCGAGGAAGAAGAAATCTGGAGCTGGCTGACCAAGGCTGGCTGTGACGATGACGGCAAGTTCATTCTGTACGATGGTCGTACAGGTGAGCCGTTCCACAACCGCGTTACTGTGGGCATCATGTATATTCTCAAACTGCACCACTTGGTCGATGAGAAGATTCACGCCCGTTCCACAGGTCCTTACTCGCTGGTAACCCAGCAGCCCTTGGGTGGTAAGGCCCAGTTTGGTGGTCAGCGACTCGGTGAGATGGAAGTCTGGGCTCTTGAAGCCTACGGCGCCGCATACCTCCTGCAGGAATTCCTGACCGTCAAATCCGATGACGTTCAGGGCCGTGTCAAGATGTATGAGAAGATCGTCAAGGGTGACAACTTCCTGGAAGCCGGCTTGCCGGAATCCTTCAACGTCCTGGTTAAGGAACTCATGTCGTTGGGTCTTGATGTGACCCTTCACTACGAGGACCGCAAACGTCCATCCGGCCCCTCTTACGGTGGCCCAAGGCCGCTTAATCCGTAAGGCCGGGACTGTTTAAAGGTTTATAGCCTGGCCGATCATGGATCGGCCAGGCATCAGATAACATTTTACGATAGGGGATATCCATGACGTTGGACGATCTGTTCACCTTGCGTGGAGCGCCGAATCAGGCGGCCCAAGGCCGTAACTTAAAGGCTATCCAGATATCCATTGCCGCACCTGAAACCATTCGCGAATGGTCTTTCGGTGAGGTGAAGAAACCCGAAACCATCAACTACCGTACCTTCAAACCGGAACGTGATGGCCTCTTTTGTGCCAAGATTTTCGGCCCGGTGAAGGATTACGAGTGCAACTGCGGTAAGTACAAACGCATGAAGCACCGTGGTATCGTGTGTGAAAAATGCGGCGTCGAGGTCATTGCCTCCAAAGTACGTCGTGAACGCATGGGCCACATCGAGCTTGCTGCTCCTGTTGCGCACATTTGGTTTCTGAAAACCCTGCCTTCGAAGATCGGTACACTCCTGGATATTACCATGGCCGATCTCGAGAAGGTTTTGTACTTCGATTCCTTCATCGTTCTTGATCCGGGCGAAACCCCGCTCAAGACGCACCAGGTCGTTTCCGAGGACCAGTATTTCCAGGTCATCGATCACTTTGGTGAGGACGCTCTCGAAGTCGGTATGGGCGCTGAAACCGTTCGTACCATGCTGGAAGCATTGGATCTGCCGACTCTTCGCACTGAATTGCGTGAAGAGGCAGCAACCACTCGCTCTCAGACCAAAAAGAAGAAAATCACCAAACGCCTTAAGATCGTTGAAGCGTTTTTGGAGTCTGGCAACAGGCCCGAGTGGATGATCATGGAAGTTATTCCCATCATTCCGCCCGAGCTGCGTCCTCTCGTCCCTCTGGACGGTGGCCGTTTCGCCACATCCGACCTCAACGACCTGTACCGACGTGTTATCAACCGTAACAACCGTCTGAAGCGTCTGCTCGAGCTCGGTGCCCCCGAGATCATCATCCGCAACGAAAAGCGTATGCTGCAGGAAGCTGTTGACGCCTTGTTTGACAACGGTCGCCGTGGTCGTGCCATTACCGGCACCAATGGTCGTCCGCTGAAATCCTTGTCCGACATGATCAAGGGTAAGCAGGGGCGTTTCCGTCAGAACCTTCTCGGTAAACGTGTCGACTATTCCGGTCGTTCCGTTATTGTTGTCGGTCCGAAGCTGAAACTGCACCAGTGCGGTCTTCCCAAGAAGATGGCTCTGGAGCTTTTCAAGCCATTCATCTACGCCGAGTTGGAAAAGCGTGACATCGCCACGACCATCAAATCTGCAAAGAAGATGGTAGAACGCGAAGATCTGGTCGTGTGGGACATCCTTGAAGATGTAGTTCGCGAATACCCGATCATGCTCAACCGTGCACCGACTCTGCACCGCCTCGGTATCCAGGCATTTGAACCGCTTCTCGTAGAAGGTAAAGCTATCCAGCTGCACCCGCTCGTCTGTTCCGCTTACAACGCTGACTTCGATGGTGACCAGATGGCTGTTCACGTTCCGTTGTCTGTTGAGGCGCAGATCGAGTGCCGTGTACTCATGATGTCTACAAACAACATCTTGAGCCCTTCAAACGGATCTCCCATCATCAATCCTTCGCAGGATATCGTTCTTGGTCTGTACTACCTGACCACGCCGCGATCCTTCGACAAGGGTGAGGGTATGGTCTTTTCTGATCCTGCTGAAGTTATTGCAGCTTACGATCATGGCGCTGTTGGTCTGCATGCTCGAATCAAAGTCCGTATCAACGGCAAGATCGAGGAGACCACCACCGGTCGCGTTATCGTCAGCGAGCTTATTCCGAGCGAAGTGCCGTTCGATATGGTCAACTGCGTTCTGAATAAGAAGAACATCGCTGCACTGGTAACCGGTGCATATCGTCAGGCTGGAACAAAGGCCACTGTTATCCTTTGTGACCGCATCAAAGATCTGGGATATGAATTCGCTACTCGCGCCGGTGTTACCATTGGTGTGAAGGATTTGAGAATCCCTGATGCCAAGGCTGGCATGCTTGATACTGCTCACGCTGAAGTGGACGAAATCGAAAACCAGTTCCAGGACGGTATCATTACCCGTACTGAGAAATACAACAAGGTTGTTGACGTCTGGACCAAGGTCACCAATGAGATCTCCAATGAGATGATGCAGGAAGTGTCTACCGACATCCTTACCGATCCCAAAACCGGTAAGACGGAAGTCAACTCCAGCTTTAACCCGATCTACATGATGGCCACTTCCGGCGCTCGTGGTAACCAGGATCAGATGCGCCAGCTTGCTGGTATGCGTGGTCTGATGGCCAAGCCGTCGGGTGAGATTATTGAGACTCCCATTACCGCTTCCTTCCGTGAAGGTCTGTCGGTTCTGCAGTACTTTATCTCCACTCACGGTGCTCGTAAGGGTCTGGCTGATACCGCACTGAAAACTGCAAACTCCGGTTACCTGACTCGACGTCTTGTCGACGTTGTTCAGGATGTAACCGTATCTGAACTCGATTGCGGCACTGTCGATGGCCTTGAGCTTACCCACCTTATCAAGGGTGGTGAGATCAAGCAGCGTCTGGCAGAACGTGTCCACGGTCGTGTGACGATGTTTGATATATATAATGAAGATAATGGTGAGCTGATTATCCCCAGCAACACTGTGATCGATTCCGAATATGCGAAGAAACTTGACCAGTCCGGCGTGAACTCCATCACGATTCGCTCCGGTTTGACCTGTAAGTCCAAGCAGGGCATTTGTGCCATGTGTTACGGACGTGACCTCGCTCGCGGTCATCTGGTCAACGTTGGTGAGACTGTCGGTATTATCGCTGCTCAGTCCATTGGTGAGCCTGGAACCCAGCTTACCATGCGTACCTTCCACATCGGTGGTACCGCATCCAAGGAAATTGAATCGTCTGCCATTGAATCCCAGCACAACGGTCGCGTTGTCACCTCTCGTATGCGGACTGTTGTCAACTCCGAAGGGCACAAGATGGTCCTTGGTAAGAGTTGTCAGGTCGGTATCGTGGATGACCAGGGACGTGAAAGGGAAAAATACGTCCTGCCTTCCGGTGCCAGATTGCTGGTCGAAGACGGACAGGATATCAAGAAGGGTACACCGCTTGCCGATTGGGATCCGTATATGGAGCCCTTCATCGTTGATGTTTCCGGTACGATTAAGTTCAAGGACATCATCGAAGGCAAGACTGTGCAGGAAGACCGTACATCAAAGGCTTCCTACACCATCATGGAATACCGGACCACGAACTATCGTCCTTCTGTCGGTATCTTCGACGAAGAGGATAATGCAGTTTGTCGTCCTGGTACTGACATTGCGGCGAACTTCGCTATGCCTGTCGGCGCTATTCTGATGATCAAGGATGGCGACACGGTTAAGGCCGGTGACGTTATCGCACGTAAGCCGCGTGAGTCTTCCAAGACCAAGGATATCGTTGGTGGTTTGCCGCGCGTTGCAGAGCTCTTCGAGGTTCGCAAGCCCAAGGATATGGGTGTTGTTTCCTCCATCGATGGTATTGTCACATTCGGCCCTGAAACGAAGGGTAAGCGTAAGGTCGTAGTTACTCCTGAGATTGGTGACGCCAAGGAATTCCTGATTCCGAAAGGTAAACACATCACTGTACAGGAGTCCGACTTCGTTGAAGCCGGCGATCTGCTGACCGAAGGCTCCCCTGAGCTGCACGATATCCTGCGTATCAAGGGTGAAAAACACCTTGCTCGTTACCTCGTTGAAGAAATCCAGGATGTTTACCGCTTCCAGGGTGTTAACATCAACGATAAGCACATCGAGATTATCGTCCGCCAGATGCTGAAGAAGGTTTCCATCCTTGAACCTGGTTCCACCTCTTTCCTTATTGGCGAGCAGGTCGACAAGCTGAGGTTCATGGAAGAGAATAACAAGGTTCTGGCTGAAGGTGGTAAGCCCGCTGTTGCCGAGACACTTGTTCTCGGTATCACTCAGGCTTCACTGTCTACTGACTCCTTCATCTCGGCTGCTTCCTTCCAGGAAACCACCAAGGTTCTGACTGAAGCTTCTCTGAAGGGTAAGTCTGATAACCTCCGTGGACTCAAGGAAAACGTAATTGTCGGTCGTCTTGTTCCGGCTGGAACAGGATTCCGTAAATACACCGATTCCGGTATTATCGTACCAGACCAGACTGAGCGTCCTGACAAGTTCCTCGAAGAATTAGAGGAAAGTCCGCTTTTGGTTGAATCGGAATAATAATAACACCATCGCAGATAGTGTCTAATTGCCTGTAAATATGGGAGAGGCCTCGCCTCTCCCATATTTTTATGTTCCAAGAGAGGCCATGTTTTTCGAAAGGGAAGGGTAAATCACTTGACAACCCGTGAACTTTTGGATTACTTGCGGTCCTCTTTGCGCATTAGTGCGCGTGGTATTGTATTAACTATTGATTGGAGGATGAATGCCTACCATTAACCAGCTCATCCGTAAGGGGCGCAAAGCGCAACTCAAACGGAAGAAGACCCCGGCACTGTTGGAATGCCCTCAGCGTCGCGGTGTTTGCACAAGGGTTTACACCACGACTCCGAAGAAGCCGAACTCCGCTCTTCGTAAAGTTGCTCGTGTCCGCCTGACCAACGGCATCGAAGTCACCGCCTACATCGGTGGTGAAGGCCACAACCTGCAGGAACACTCCGTGGTTCTTATCCGCGGCGGTCGTGTAAAAGACTTGCCCGGTGTCCGTTACCACATCGTTCGCGGCTCCCTCGACACCTCTGGTGTTGATGATCGTCGTCGTGGTCGTTCCAAGTACGGCACCAAGCGCCCGAAATAGGTTGTAGTTTTTTCGTAATGCCCGGGTTGGGATGACAAAGTAGGGCGGAGGCTGCCCGAAATAATGTCCCCCCGGTGAAACTCGAAGGAGAAAAAAATGCCTCGTAAAGGACCTGTCGCCAAGCGGCAGATACTGCCGGATCCAGTTTACGGCAGCAAGCTTATTACTCGGTTCATCAACCGTCTCATGCTTGACGGTAAGAAGAACACCGCTGAAAGAATTTTTTACCAGGCTATCGAAGTCCTGGCAGACAAGACGAACGAAGATGCTCTGCGTGCATTTGAAAAATGCCTGGATAACGTTCGTCCGGCCCTGGAAGTCAAATCCCGCCGCGTTGGTGGTGCGACCTACCAGGTACCCATGGAAGTCCGCCCGGACCGTCAGACCGCTTTGGCCATTCGTTGGCTGATCGGCTACGCACGTGGTCGCGGCGAAAAGGGCATGGTTGCCCGTCTTTCCGGCGAGCTTCTTGACGCTTTCAACAACCGTGGTGGCGCAGTCAAAAAGCGCGAAGATACCCACAAGATGGCCGAAGCCAACAAGGCTTTCGCTCACTACCGCTGGTAGTCACGGAGAAGAACAGTGCCAAGACAAGTTCCCAGAGAGAAACAACGCAATATTGGTATTATGGCCCACATCGATGCGGGCAAGACCACGACCACAGAGCGTATTCTGTTTTACACCGGTGTTTCCCACAAAATTGGTGAAACCCACGATGGTGAAGCTACCATGGACTGGATGGTCCAGGAGCAGGAGCGCGGAATCACCATTACTTCCGCAGCAACCACCTGTTTTTGGCGTGATCATCGCGTCAACATCATTGATACCCCGGGTCACGTTGACTTCACTATGGAAGTAGAACGTGCCCTGCGTGTACTTGATGGTGCCGTAGCTGTCTTCGACTCCGTTGCAGGCGTTGAGCCTCAGTCTGAAACCGTATGGCGTCAGGCTGACCGTTACAATGTTCCCCGCTTGGCCTTCGTGAACAAGATGGACCGTATCGGTGCCAACTTCTCTCGTAGCGTTGAGATGATGAAGACTCGCCTCGGAGCCAAGGCTGTTCCTCTTCAGCTGCCCATCGGTGCTGAAGATGAGTTTGAAGGCGTAGTCGACCTGATCGAAGGTAAAGCTTACATTTATGATCACAAAGATCATGGTACCAGCTTCACCACCGTCGATGTTCCTGCTGAGTTGCAGGATCAATACGAAGAAATGCGCGGCGAAATGATCGAAGCCATTGCTGAGGAAGATGAAACTCTTCTCGAAAAGTACATGGCTGATGAGGAATTGACCGCTGAAGAGCTTCGTGAAGGCGTACGTAAGGCTACCATCAGCCTGACCATCTGTCCGGTTCTGTGTGGTACCGCTTTCCGTAACAAAGGTGTACAGCCGCTGCTGGACGCCATTGTAGATTACCTTCCTTCTCCGCTTGATATTGATGCCATGAAAGGTGTCGATCCTTCTTCTGGAGAAGAAATCGAGTGCCCCTGTGACGATGACAAGCCGCTGGCTGCATTGTCCTTCAAGCTCATGACCGATCCGTTTGTTGGTCACTTGACCTTCCTGCGTCTTTACTCCGGTAAGATCGAATCCGGTGCCACCTTCATGAACGGTGCCACTGGCAAAAAAGAACGCATTGGTCGTCTTTTGAAAATGCACGCTAACAAGCGTGAGGAAATAAAAGAGGCATACGCCGGTGACATCGTCGCCGCTGTCGGCCTCAAAAACCTGGCAACCGGTGATACTCTGTGCGACATGAAGCACGCAGTAGTTCTCGAGTCCCTGGATATTCCGGACCCGGTCATCGAAGTTGCCATCGAACCCAAGACCAAGGCAGACCGCGATAACCTGTCCAATGCCCTCGTCAAACTCGCTAAGGAGGACCCCTCCTTCCGTGTTAAGACTGATGACGAGACTGGTCAGTGCCTGATCGCCGGAATGGGTGAGTTGCATCTCGAAATCATCGTTGACCGCCTCCTTCGGGAATTCAACGTCAACGCTAACGTGGGTGCCCCCCGTGTTGCATATCGAGAAACCATTTCCCAAGCGACCAAGGTTGATGTTAAGCATGCCAAACAGTCCGGTGGTCGTGGTCAGTATGGCCACGTTGTCCTGGAAGTCGAACCCAACAGCGAAAAAGGGTACGAGTTTGAGGACGAGATCAAGGGCGGCGTAATTCCGAAAGAATACATCCCCGCTGTTGATAAGGGTATTGTTGATGCCATGAAGAACGGTATCGTCGCCGGTTTCCCGGTTGTCGATGTCAAGGTAAAGCTCGTCTTCGGTTCCTACCACGAGGTAGACTCCAGTGAGCAAGCCTTCTACATTGCCGGTTCCATGGCTATCAAGGAAGCCTGCAGGCAAGCCAAGCCTGTGCTTCTTGAGCCTATCATGTCCGTTGAAGTCGTTACTCCGGAAGATTATCTGGGCGACGTCATGGGTGACCTTAACGGTCGTCGCGGTCGTGTCGGCGAAATGGAAGCACGCCCAGGTGTACAGGTTGTACGTTCGTTTGTGCCTCTTTCCGAAATGTTCGGATATGCAACTGACCTTCGTTCGAAGACTCAGGGCCGTGCAACTTTCACCATGCAGTTCGATCACTACGAAAGAGTGCCGAACAGCTTGGCTGAAGAGTTGATGACACAGAAAGATTAACGACGAGCCGGGATTTTACCTTCGCTTGACATTCGAAGCGTGTTGGGAGTATATCTCCCGACCGCTTCGATAATTGTGTGTCCGTTTTGTTGCGGACAGTGAAGATAGATCCTTTGAGGAGAAAGCACTATGGCTGCTTCGATGGCGAGCGATCGCATCAGAATTAAACTGAGATCATACGATTACCGTATTCTGGACAAGGC from Pseudodesulfovibrio profundus encodes the following:
- the rpoC gene encoding DNA-directed RNA polymerase subunit beta', with product MTLDDLFTLRGAPNQAAQGRNLKAIQISIAAPETIREWSFGEVKKPETINYRTFKPERDGLFCAKIFGPVKDYECNCGKYKRMKHRGIVCEKCGVEVIASKVRRERMGHIELAAPVAHIWFLKTLPSKIGTLLDITMADLEKVLYFDSFIVLDPGETPLKTHQVVSEDQYFQVIDHFGEDALEVGMGAETVRTMLEALDLPTLRTELREEAATTRSQTKKKKITKRLKIVEAFLESGNRPEWMIMEVIPIIPPELRPLVPLDGGRFATSDLNDLYRRVINRNNRLKRLLELGAPEIIIRNEKRMLQEAVDALFDNGRRGRAITGTNGRPLKSLSDMIKGKQGRFRQNLLGKRVDYSGRSVIVVGPKLKLHQCGLPKKMALELFKPFIYAELEKRDIATTIKSAKKMVEREDLVVWDILEDVVREYPIMLNRAPTLHRLGIQAFEPLLVEGKAIQLHPLVCSAYNADFDGDQMAVHVPLSVEAQIECRVLMMSTNNILSPSNGSPIINPSQDIVLGLYYLTTPRSFDKGEGMVFSDPAEVIAAYDHGAVGLHARIKVRINGKIEETTTGRVIVSELIPSEVPFDMVNCVLNKKNIAALVTGAYRQAGTKATVILCDRIKDLGYEFATRAGVTIGVKDLRIPDAKAGMLDTAHAEVDEIENQFQDGIITRTEKYNKVVDVWTKVTNEISNEMMQEVSTDILTDPKTGKTEVNSSFNPIYMMATSGARGNQDQMRQLAGMRGLMAKPSGEIIETPITASFREGLSVLQYFISTHGARKGLADTALKTANSGYLTRRLVDVVQDVTVSELDCGTVDGLELTHLIKGGEIKQRLAERVHGRVTMFDIYNEDNGELIIPSNTVIDSEYAKKLDQSGVNSITIRSGLTCKSKQGICAMCYGRDLARGHLVNVGETVGIIAAQSIGEPGTQLTMRTFHIGGTASKEIESSAIESQHNGRVVTSRMRTVVNSEGHKMVLGKSCQVGIVDDQGREREKYVLPSGARLLVEDGQDIKKGTPLADWDPYMEPFIVDVSGTIKFKDIIEGKTVQEDRTSKASYTIMEYRTTNYRPSVGIFDEEDNAVCRPGTDIAANFAMPVGAILMIKDGDTVKAGDVIARKPRESSKTKDIVGGLPRVAELFEVRKPKDMGVVSSIDGIVTFGPETKGKRKVVVTPEIGDAKEFLIPKGKHITVQESDFVEAGDLLTEGSPELHDILRIKGEKHLARYLVEEIQDVYRFQGVNINDKHIEIIVRQMLKKVSILEPGSTSFLIGEQVDKLRFMEENNKVLAEGGKPAVAETLVLGITQASLSTDSFISAASFQETTKVLTEASLKGKSDNLRGLKENVIVGRLVPAGTGFRKYTDSGIIVPDQTERPDKFLEELEESPLLVESE
- the rpsL gene encoding 30S ribosomal protein S12 — translated: MPTINQLIRKGRKAQLKRKKTPALLECPQRRGVCTRVYTTTPKKPNSALRKVARVRLTNGIEVTAYIGGEGHNLQEHSVVLIRGGRVKDLPGVRYHIVRGSLDTSGVDDRRRGRSKYGTKRPK
- the rpsG gene encoding 30S ribosomal protein S7, whose amino-acid sequence is MPRKGPVAKRQILPDPVYGSKLITRFINRLMLDGKKNTAERIFYQAIEVLADKTNEDALRAFEKCLDNVRPALEVKSRRVGGATYQVPMEVRPDRQTALAIRWLIGYARGRGEKGMVARLSGELLDAFNNRGGAVKKREDTHKMAEANKAFAHYRW